ACAAACGgggtctcccgtttgtttatttatcatggaaactctcgtaacatttgagacccgcgatcgtgGTGATCTTGTGTCTGGTTCGCGATCAAGGGTCTCAAATGCTCAAatgtcatatatcattaaacaccatacaactataggccatacaaactatacgcaaagccttgccatcacatccggggaAATAAATCAGTACATTTGattaaaatcacaggcttcatttatcccaTGCGAATGCGTcgcatgaaatacagatgtgggaaggtaatttctaaatcacacgaggtccccagataatactaatctcgtgcgaatagggctaatgtttaacctaacgttacgtctctaaccaaatacacagaaggctccaactaaatTTACTCCGCAAACTGCTATTCAATCAtagtcataagtagacctcatacaacagtttaaaacaataaacaagcccagttcatgacacctttaaatctTGTGTACTTAAATAAAAAGAGGCTTGGCAGTACTTACTATTATTTGTCCTTTTTGCAATCTGCTAAGTATTAACAGAAATACTATTTAAAGCAACAAAAGTACTGCCAATAGTTAGGTCTAGTATTTTGAACACTCACAATTGTTGAATTTACATTACACTGGTGTTGATGTTAAAAGATGAGTGTTCATAACACTGTATTTGTATGCAAACACCAGTGTAGTGCAAAAACAACATTGAATAGTGTTGAAGTGGTTTAACATTTAACAACACTTGGTGTTAAAGTTACATCAAATGGGTGTCAAAAAGTTATCACAAAAGTGTATAATTTACCCCGCATAGTGTGGACacatataggcccggtttcacagacaaggcttaaggttagtcacagactaaaattaatgtttgacctgtcttaactcaatataacatgcccagaaatatcttacaatatatcagtgccattgttttgtctcaagatgcacaccagtaatgcatttttctaaggcatttttataaaacccacataaatatcttaattcaactaaggcttagtcctggcttaagctaagccgtgtcacTCGTCTACAATCCCTGCACCTGTCAGCGATTCCCTCATCTACCGGACTCCATATATACCCATTGTGTTCCTCTGTTCATTGTCTGGTGTCGTCTGTATTATACTCCGTGATTGCATCGCTTGTGGAGAACATTAAAAGCTGTTTGTTTTCACCTCATCGTCTGTGGTCCGTGGCAGTGCATGACAGAGGTAAGGCAAAAATGTGAAAGACACATATCAGAGTTCTAGTAATGGCCAGATAAGATTaacttattcttttttttatttaatgtttaatattttgttttgatttaacaaAAAGTACAAAACGTTTTGACTCGCcagtaaaaaagaaatgttctgGCATACAGACCCCTACTCATGAGAAGCTTTTTGTCAACAAGTATTGATTAGCTAGTTTTCCTTTTAAATGGGATTATTTTACTATAGCTGCTGTAATGTTCACCATAATGAACTGATGTCACAGACAAACAACATTCAGACATTCAGAACATGAGTTGTTAAATGACACAATCTGGAATCATACTGTAGATGACTGTTCAGAATCAATGTCATTCACATACATGTGGAGGTCACCTGGAGTGAGACATAATACGATTGCAGGGATCATGCtgtttttacagtaatgttAAAGAACCCCAGCTGAATCAAACCAAGACTGCTGCATCTGACCCATCCAAATGTGTATTTGCACCAATGTATAAAAGTTTGTCAGTTTAAATAGTTAAAATTTTCAGTCTTGCACAaagtttctgtagctcagttggtagagaaTGGTGCTAAcatatggaagcatattggtagctattttcaatttgaaatgcaatacgcaaaatggcaatgcagtatataaaatgacaatgcaaatgtgtatttaaatatacattttaaatgacatatgtgcaacattaggtgcaaaataaaaattaaattatataaattacagttgtcagttcctacactagttttaatgttatttgaatggatatttttaacgctctttaagttgcaaaatgaaaatgaaaatgcattcccaggttttattatactgtatatgtttaagatagtgAAGCtgaaaactgtagcaaaataatcatttaaatgtattgaacatttgggattgcatcTTCATTTACAAACAGCGAgttgggtgttgcaaaattcaatgtggacttgaaaatgcatttcgagctggccaatatgcttccatactaACAATGTCAAGGTCATGGGCTTGATTCATAGGCAACGCATAAACTGATAAAAGTATTCCCACTGTAGGTTGGAtaaaagtgtgcatgtgtgacCGGTCCTACTCACCCCGCAATGCGCGAGCCTCGAACCGgtgtcggtccggatgggagacgggcgctctaacgaggaggctcgCTAGAGCGTGCGTCTCTGCtcgtcggggagtgaggtttacacactgcacagctcttcactagctggcctccgttacacatgCATGAATGAGtatatgtaaattaatttaaatgtcaATGACAACAGTGAAGAGAAGTGGAGAAAGCAAGGCAGCGTCAATGCATAATGAGACCATCTGACCTCATGGTTTGTATGATGGCTTCGGATCTAACATCAGTGCTGCAGCAAGAATATCACATTATCAGTCTTGCAAAATACTGTCATGTTGGACAATACAAGAATTCATATTATGATTGACCTTGATTGATTATGTTTAAAAGAAATTTTTACAACATTACACATTGCCCTTGCAtccttttgtttcagttttatcTGTACCAATGTGTAGCATTAACTGTGAAGGCGATGGTATAGTTCAAACAAAACCGAAGAACGAAATGCTAGGCTGTAATTTCAAATGAAGAAAGTGCAGAGTCCCTGTGACAAGGCCCTAAAACACTGAGAAAGGCCAATCACAATGAAGGAAAAGATCAATTTCAATAACAAAGCTCAGGTGGAATGAACAACTATGAATTATTCAATACAAATACCTTAGACAAGCTTCTTATCAATTAATGACTTTTTTCCCCTGCACATATTATTAGTCTTAGTTGTGAACTGTAAGATTTAACAGTTTTGCTGTCAATCCCACACAAAAAgcagaaaacttttttttgtaaacGCACATTGTCATTAATCCACTATTTGTCTGTTCTTTAATCATCACATAAACATAAATACTGCAATTAAGCTTTGTGGAACTACACTATGATCAAATTAAACTTTTGCAGAACAGATTGTATAAAGTGCATAAtagcaggggcggacttaccattaggcaaaggtaggcaataccctggggccccgagctaccaggggcccccaaaaagaaggggtggacttaaccaataagccacgTCAGCAGgcacgtagagccccaagtaatcatcaaaatagtcgggatatccctgttaacgttttacgttattatatctgtacgaaggcactccccccattatagattagagtggaccattccattagcaccgtatatgcgcgagacaGTTGAAAGTGaacgcagcggcggaattagtagaactgcccacagcgagattttcattgtgtggtacattagctgcaaaacgaagtaaaagtcgcagggaaataaaacaacaaagaacgcagctacatcagcggagaggaaaaaggacgatttacaaaagattgttgccaaagtctctgcttttcccccacacaaactccaccgctgctcctacagcagtagcgcatctctctcccgccagacacagcactctcccggccacgagcaatgataatgtgccggtgagtatttctccatgaacaccgacaacacagttataatgactgacacccaaaacatctgtcaaacacagagcgctgtgcgcttggtaggagagggccagttcaaaggtagaaaggttgtttgactccgctgcgcagaccgatgggcacataaagacataatataataacgtcagtatggtgctaacgattcatactgtacgcactagtacagaaatttggtgACATTTAAACGCATGAAAGGTCgttaaccacaaaaaaaacacggagagagggcacactttgtatatagtaatcccagatcagggtttttcgtgcataaagaaattggaggtggccgcctcaatcaaatttcgttccgccttagactctcgtcaaaaatatgttgagtgtcttcacaaaaaacactgcgtgcattattaaacagattgtcatttgtaactgcagttacgccacaatggaggcgctgtttcgttaccagcagtgagacgctgaagagttcagtaaaagagctatattaggagctgtattagctgtgtttcacggctgttcaggagttttacgttcaatttacattttcttgaatttcttgaaaagatttcctaaattaacttgctgtacatcattataatgtttttagctgtgaagttggctcgttgaatcagcgttattctgtacacagcgagttcgccagtatgaacgcacattgcgatcagaacgactcacaatcaaatgactcctttgaaccaattcgtttacacagaatgtaagagatcagtgaatcgttcaaagctcagtgaactacaagagaacgtagggtgtgaatgagctttgctcatttaattagactggttacttatgggctaaaaagtcttataaaaagacttgtattaaaattttcaacttttctgtttgattgaataaattcaatgctttatataacttattagttttaattttatcatttttttagaactttaatataagtgttttgttaagacacttatcccatgtttttcatttgggaattcattataatatattttttaattagtcagtatctgtgtttattaagcttagttttcccctgtcactttgactgggggtgaaaagttgtgtgctttgaggaggaagaaaaataagggttgcagttggggcccccatacatggatttgcctaggacccccaaatcactaaatccgcccctgcaCTGGACTGTATTAGCCACAGTATagaatgctgattaaatgaaaatttggaatggtctcctatttttttccacagctatatattaataaaagtatataaaatTCTATATTAAATTCTCTATTAATTTTTATAGACTTGAAAATTGCTTtgctaaaaatgtatatttttgtctttttgacaGTAATTGTTTTAGCAggttatattttatgtatattagAGACTAACAGGACAGGAGTTGGAgtagtttgtttgttgttctgttACTGCAtctgtcacaaacacacaaagacacattgTGTTTTTACTTCTACCATAATTAATTTGAATGATTTAATGCATGGAAGATTACACACGTGTCCCAACATAGAGACCAAGTGACCTAGAAGTTGTAATGACATGTAGCATTTAGCACTCATCACTTGACTATTAAGTTCCCTCTTCCATTGATTTATATAGTGTTGATACAACATTACAATTGCTATGGCATTCATGTTATCATCTAGCAGGAACCTAGAAATATGAGAATTCTGAGAATATAggaaaaaagaacaaagaaaaggGAAGGTAACCAATCAGGTTAATTAAAGTATTATCTGGCTTTCTTATCTGTTTGTATACGGTACTGTGATTCACAATTTAAGAATATAAAATTGTTACAATAATGAAATACTCTATGTACAGAGTATGTTTAGCTTTCTCGCTGCACTTTTGACTGCTTCACATCGTAAACGGGAACACTGAACTTAAACAACAGCTCTGATTTAGTGAGTTATTTTAACTCATGGCTATCTAAAACcattgttaccaacattcttttgtCAACATTCAAGCAACACATATTCAAGTTGTCAAAATATATACAACACTTTCACTCCTGGCAATATATCTACATTCTTATAAGAAAGCATCTGATAAGAAACGTAATAAATCTACTTTTGCACACTGCTACTCCATGCTCGTTTTTTTAAAGTACGGAAACTTTTCAATTTGGTAAAAAGGTTACATACCGCATTTTCCATGAACTAACAAAGCTCTGTTATGTATTGTGCACCTCAGATTATAAACAAGAATAGGTGTGCCATCTACTTTGAAAGGATCCAAGGTTAGTGATTTGTTGCTATAGATACAGACCTCAGATTTGTAGTTATGCTCCAACAGTGATCTTTGTCACATTAGAGGTCAGTTTTGCTGCATCATTACATTTACTCTCATCCAAGTCAagtacattgtgtgtgtgtgacattagGACGTAGGTAACAGTAAAAATATTGTAATTCTGCTCTGACTCCAGAACATCCACTCCCAGTGCTACAGGTCCAGCTCAAAAAAGGTGTCTTGGTCGTCAATGGTTACGAAGACCACTCTCCAGCGTATTGGCTAATACAAACCATTAACTTAAGTGAGGAGCTAAAACCACCGTCTGATATGCATTTCTTGATTTAAACAGACTATTTTATGCATCtgaaatatttaatttgaaaGTCTAACTATGAAATTCCTAGTCTGCACTGTTTATGCTCCCGAAGGACATACAATGTTTctttctgataaacacaaaaatgaactctgagtatagaccatttcatcggacgcgcacgcacctgacccccagttaactaccgctttgtgtttggctagtgtctaataatataactatatttaattttatttatgttaatattcatttgtactATTAtcttactgtataataattgtattaaataaacgattttgttgtatgttcgttttattaaaaaaagcattcATTGAACATTCATAAAGAAACCTtgtggtacattgacatctagcagttgagcttggtatcgcagtctaaataaaaatattggagagataagtttagccaagcaacggttcttctcggtttcttttgattgttatcagaaatgatatacaggcactctattgtttgtgaatgtgtaccggaagttaagttggggGGGTCACAAaaatgcgcatgcgcagtaatgtttgtttatgttgttaaaatgaaaccgtctatattttaattttgtcagACATTTATCATCAGtgaaaatgtacataaaaatacatattgtCTTCTGCTTTAAATATGACAGCTcattttattgattatttttagGAATGACAGATTATTAACGAAACCAATTTAAGGCAAGCAACAGGTCTAGATTTTCCAGCCTAATTAAGGTAAGGACTGATAATCTCCAAAAAAAGTTTAAGGAAATTATCAAAAAGTTAGGCCAAACATTGAAACTAAAAAATATCCCTGCTACCTGGACCATGAAAGTAAAGTATGATGCAAGAGCCATGAAGATCTGCTTCCATACCCTTCAATGGATTTTTATAGCAAATACTTCTAGCCAAATGCTGGAAATTACAGTACGGGGGTAAATTTCACTGCAGGATATCGCCATATCcattaaaaattataacaaaatacaaacattatttgttGTCAAGACTAGTAGAAACCAACAATTCTTTTACCTTTCGCTTTGATCGTTCAGACTTCTTcgacatatttttcatttttttatgaagATGATACAACACCTGAAAATCAAAGACAACACTATGTTCAAAGACTGTGGACTTTTACAACTGTCTTCCACCAATAAACATGAGGTTAcacattaaatattttacaataggTAAGCGACGAGTAAACAAAGCTATTTTAGAATATTGTTTTCACATGCTGGAGACAAAATTTCAATCATTCCAGTACTACATACACACAGTTATAATAATGTTCCTGTCccatttaaatacataaattactcctcattgaacacacaaaataaagactctgacccacattcattaacattaaaaagctttaaaatagTGGTACATGGTTTTGTTCCaatttttggtaaaaaaaaaaaaaactacgcGTTGCTGATTTCTGTTACAATTAAAGTGATCGCAAACTAGTGTAGAACTGCTACACATGCACAGTTACAAATGAAACTGTAACACACATTAATTGTTAGTGAGTAATCAATTACTTTTTAGTGTCTATGACGGTTTCCCATTTCGATTTCCAGACAGGATGACAGGCAAAACTACACCATAAACTACCAACATGGGTTAGTGGCCACCTGTTGCATCCTTGACTATGAAACATGCATGCTATAAACACGTATGCTTTCGAGATTGACTGTTTAGTATTTAAAGCTGGAATGTTATTAATACAGCAATTAGCCCATAGTGAATAACTGTTGGTAATGTGATGGCACAACTCATATTTTCGTGCTCAAAAACTCAGAAGCCTAGCCTAAGCATAAAGATGCGTGATTTTACAGCAATTAAAATAAATCCTTACCTTGGCATAGCAACATGTGATCAAAACCAGAGGTAACAGATAACCTATCACGAGAATGGTGACTTTATAAGTGTGCTTGGCCACCCGTTCGGTCCAAATCTCCCAGCAGAACGAGCTGTTGGGAGCCTTGGGGTGATCTGTCATAATTTGGTGCTGCACAACCGGGACGGCAAAGATGAAGGAAAGCATCCAAATGACACAAACGCCTATGAGCGCATTCCTCCGGTTACGAATACAGGGGGACTTTTTAGAGAGAACAACGGCAATGTACCTGTCCACGGACATTGCCACAAGTGTGAAAATGCTCACCAGCATGCTGACCATGACAAAATAGTGCACGAATTTACACAGGAACGCCCCGAAGATCCACTCGGGAAGAGAGTATATGGTAGCTTGAAACGGGACGCAAAACAGAAGAAACGATAAATCTGCTATACTGAGATTTAGGATGAAAATGTTTGTAGTACTTCTCGAGCGCCTCGACTTGATTTTCCCAATGACAACCATCACCAGAGTGTTTCCAATAATTCCCAGG
This region of Triplophysa rosa linkage group LG1, Trosa_1v2, whole genome shotgun sequence genomic DNA includes:
- the galr1b gene encoding galanin receptor type 1b, which codes for MGLSQNETTVWTDERIANQTTDTFGPEVVIVPVIFGCIFFLGIIGNTLVMVVIGKIKSRRSRSTTNIFILNLSIADLSFLLFCVPFQATIYSLPEWIFGAFLCKFVHYFVMVSMLVSIFTLVAMSVDRYIAVVLSKKSPCIRNRRNALIGVCVIWMLSFIFAVPVVQHQIMTDHPKAPNSSFCWEIWTERVAKHTYKVTILVIGYLLPLVLITCCYAKVLYHLHKKMKNMSKKSERSKRKTAQTVLLVVTAFLICWMPHHIIAMWVEFGQFPLNNASFAFRIISHCLAYGNSCVNPILYAFLSENFRKACKQVFTCRFFYSPPPVEKVVRIRMENFSTTHSTTNI